A DNA window from Argopecten irradians isolate NY chromosome 10, Ai_NY, whole genome shotgun sequence contains the following coding sequences:
- the LOC138332978 gene encoding cholesterol 25-hydroxylase-like protein 1, member 2, translating to MDSNLLNIGRTWVYINESLADGLLLWNTSGKSNSRILQTIWDLRLGREEFLRSPLFPVVLSIGFYFSFCTPFMIIDLIGNKWKWMQSFKLQTNKDVTMSQIFDTLGLTFWNHVLYILPAAVSQWIWTPDTELPELAPSVFEFVWHQVASLLIFDFQYFVWHWSHHRFRFLYKHIHAVHHRYHSPFCWVTQYLHPWELITVGFLTTTNTWFFNCHPLTIWSYMIVSIIISVEAHIGFDFPFCLHNWFPFGVIGGAPKHDMHHLKPMTNFQPFFNHWDKVFSTFCPAMQAGGVKPKSLLEYEQKHKETKKIM from the coding sequence ATGGACAGTAATCTGCTAAATATCGGCAGAACATGGGTGTACATCAACGAGAGTCTAGCAGACGGACTATTGCTGTGGAACACAAGCGGCAAAAGCAATAGTCGGATACTACAGACCATCTGGGATTTACGGCTAGGCAGGGAGGAATTCCTTCGCTCTCCCCTCTTCCCGGTTGTTCTCTCTATTGGCTTCTACTTCAGTTTCTGTACACCTTTTATGATCATCGACTTAATTGGGAATAAATGGAAATGGATGCAAAGTTTCAAACTACAGACGAACAAAGATGTAACAATGTCGCAGATATTCGACACCTTGGGTTTAACATTTTGGAATCATGTTTTGTATATCCTCCCTGCCGCCGTATCCCAGTGGATATGGACCCCGGATACAGAATTACCAGAGCTGGCTCCCAGTGTGTTTGAATTCGTATGGCATCAAGTAGCCAGTCTTTTGATTTTCGATTTTCAGTACTTCGTCTGGCATTGGAGTCATCACCGTTTCCGGTTCCTGTACAAGCATATCCATGCGGTTCACCACCGGTACCACAGCCCTTTTTGCTGGGTGACACAGTACCTGCACCCCTGGGAGCTGATAACGGTTGGATTTCTCACAACCACCAACACCTGGTTCTTCAACTGCCATCCTCTCACGATCTGGTCCTACATGATTGTGAGCATCATCATTAGCGTGGAGGCACACATCGGCTTTGATTTCCCCTTCTGTCTCCACAACTGGTTCCCTTTCGGAGTCATTGGCGGTGCACCAAAACACGACATGCACCATCTGAAGCCAATGACCAACTTTCAGCCTTTCTTCAACCACTGGGATAAGGTGTTCTCTACGTTTTGCCCAGCCATGCAAGCAGGAGGAGTCAAGCCCAAATCCCTCTTGGAATATGAACAAAAGCACAaggaaacaaagaaaataatgtaa